The following proteins come from a genomic window of Lolium rigidum isolate FL_2022 chromosome 5, APGP_CSIRO_Lrig_0.1, whole genome shotgun sequence:
- the LOC124654017 gene encoding probable protein phosphatase 2C 78: MLRWLARPAERCLGRSACGCGGGGSGGGGDGDGMLWHAELKPHASGEYSIAVAQANERLEDQGQVVTSPALTFVGVYDGHGGPEASRFLSSRLFPHLHKFSSEQGGMSADSIKKAFRATEEEFVQLVKGSWLKRPKIATAGSCCLVGVIADNALYVANLGDSRAVLGHRGPNGRGVVAERLSKDHNVADEEVRKEVSEQHRDDPRIVVLAKGVWRIKGIIQVSRSIGDVYLKKPELSRDPLFQQHVCPVSLKRAVITAEPSIKVRQIQQQDLFVIFASDGLWEQLTDKAAVDIVFKNPRAGIAKRLVRAAISEAARKREMRYADMQRVERGIRRHFHDDITVVVVYLDKHRHGTQPKMSNLNSFRFTNAPVDIFSDGSDEPQHHPQRLNHATNGAVS, translated from the exons ATGCTGCGTTGgctggcgcgtccggcggagcgCTGCCTGGGCCGCAGCGCCTGCGGCTGCGGCGGTGGcggtagcggtggcggcggcgatggggACGGGATGCTGTGGCACGCGGAGCTGAAGCCGCACGCCTCCGGGGAGTACTCCATCGCCGTGGCGCAGGCGAACGAGAGGCTGGAGGACCAGGGCCAGGTGGTGACCTCGCCGGCACTCACCTTCGTCGGGGTGTACGACGGCCACGGCGGGCCCGAGGCCTCGCGCTTCCTCTCCTCCCGCCTATTCCCGCACCTCCACA AGTTCTCATCCGAGCAAGGAGGCATGTCGgcagattcgatcaagaaggcgtTCCGTGCTACGGAAGAGGAGTTCGTGCAACTAGTCAAGGGTTCATGGTTAAAACGCCCAAAGATCGCCACGGCCGGCTCATGCTGCCTCGTCGGAGTAATCGCCGACAATGCCCTGTATGTCGCCAATTTGGGCGATTCCAGAGCTGTCCTTGGCCACAGAGGACCTAATGGCCGTGGGGTAGTGGCTGAGAGGCTATCCAAGGACCACAATGTCGCCGACGAGGAGGTGCGGAAGGAGGTCAGCGAGCAGCATCGTGATGATCCGCGTATAGTCGTCTTGGCCAAGGGAGTTTGGCGGATTAAAGGCATTATTCAG GTTTCAAGATCAATTGGGGACGTGTATCTGAAGAAGCCTGAACTTTCCAGAGACCCTCTATTCCAGCAACATGTGTGTCCTGTTTCACTGAAGCGGGCCGTCATAACAGCCGAGCCATCGATCAAAGTACGCCAGATACAACAGCAGGACCTCTTCGTAATATTCGCATCGGATGGTCTGTGGGAGCAGCTCACTGACAAAGCAGCGGTCGATATCGTCTTCAAGAATCCAAGAGCG GGAATAGCAAAGCGTCTGGTGAGGGCGGCTATATCCGAAGCCGCGAGGAAGAGGGAGATGAGATACGCCGACATGCAACGGGTCGAGAGAGGGATCAGGCGGCATTTCCATGACGACATCACAGTCGTGGTTGTATACCTCGACAAGCACAGGCACGGCACGCAACCGAagatgagtaacttgaacagtttCAGGTTCACCAATGCACCGGTGGACATCTTCTCCGACGGCTCGGATGAGCCTCAGCACCACCCCCAAAGGCTGAATCATGCAACCAACGGTGCCGTGAGCTAG